One Penaeus chinensis breed Huanghai No. 1 unplaced genomic scaffold, ASM1920278v2 CTG_6063, whole genome shotgun sequence genomic window, AGACTCGAACAaggcaataatactgatactaacaaaTACAAAGGTAATGTTCAATTTCAATGACGTTTCTCGGCCTCACTCACTCAAGGAAAAGCATAAAGCATAAATCATAAAATTATGAAACAGAGTCAAATCGTTACTTCCCGTACAACAGCATACCAACATGTTacacctgtttctttctttctttctttctttgcttctgcgTCATGTTGGTTATCAGTCTAATAATAACTAAAGCTTAATGTAACCATACacatttcttcatcatcatcatttacaataCCACCAATAATAACATATCATATCTTACaagcttaataataatagtaatgataacaataccagtagAGATGCAAGAAAAATCAATATTTGTAATCGCAATACTGGGGACTCATGTTGatttactaatagtagtagtagtagtagtagtagtagtagtagtagtagtagtagtagtagtagtagtagtgcaagaAGTACTAGTAGTgcaagtagcagcagtagtagtagtagtagtagtagtagtagtagtacatgtAGTAGataaagcaagatagatagatgggtatcaaATTGTATCCTCTTTATGAGTATTTGTAGGACCTAAAATAGGTCCAAGGTTTTTGGTTTGGTGGGGGTTGTTGGTTTTGACGGTAGATGTTGTCTGTCAAGACACTTAACCTCCGAAACCGTACAGGGTACGTCCCTGGCGCTTGAGAGCGTAGACGACGTCCATGGCGGTGACGGTCTTCCTCTTGGCGTGCTCGGTGTAGGTGACGGCGTCACGGATCACGTTCTCGAGGAACACCTTGAGGACACCACGGGTTTCTTCGTAGATGAGACCAGAGATACGCTTGACACCTCCACGGCGAGCAAGACGACGGATGGCAGGCTTGGTGATACCCTGGATGTTATCACGCAACACCTTGCGATGACGCTTGGCGCCACCCTTTCCGAGCCCCTTTCCGCCCTTGCCTCGTCCGGTCATGATGATAGTGGTATTCTTGCTGGGAGTTAGCCAGATGAATTTtcggaacaacaacaacaaagttaaaagaaaagacccgttaccgggggggaaagaaggcgggagaggggaaggataaagggggggatcgaaaagatgatttagtaagagaaaaaagagtcggggcttaacccaacatgcggggtaaaagttggggggcatagctgaccgggaggcagaaaggaggataaaggctggagagggaggccccgcgccatctgtgcgcgcgtggccctgacatggcgggattcgcctggcatgagcgaactcatgggtcggcgagtccacatgcccgggctgcggcgcgcactcggctaacgggaggttgggagcggagagggcggcctgccaggcgccatcggggccccaccgtgcacggacttctcgcccatggcaacggtggcgccctcggctaaccgggagactgcgagggtgaaatacgagtgagatcgctaatcagaggctatctcccacgcccgcgtcgagcagagatttctctctttcggcggcaggacttccagggagacgtgctctggcgatctcaccacgcctggattagcaacactggccatgacatctcctcccccactcgcgcgttgccactccttacggcaaaggagccgcggtcatggcagggtgcaggcggcagatgtcacgtgtcggaaatccgaaaccagtgagattgaggtaaggattaggatgagggacgcttacgctatggaaggatgatgagatggggcgtgggcgaggttgaggttacgcacggaagagagagagagggtgggggaagggagttaaaaacgggatagggctctcttaagaggggttattttaattaggagattaaaagggggagttttggagaaaacatccaccataaaaagtacttataaactaggggaattaaaacatgaatggtaaaaaaactaaaaaacgtaaaaaacttaataaaatgtaacacaagaacacaagtaaaattgaaagcttaaaaaaggataggcagcaaatttacgctgctcgacatccgcgctcgcgagacccggcaacaatcgcgccggagcgtgattggccgagctgtggggagcgcgggtgccgagtttatagtaaaaagcgccgaagcttttttaacttaagttttataaaagtataagaattaaaaatacgaacgaaacaagggaggaggatgggtgaaagacgtgaaggaagtatgagaagcacacaaaggaaaagatgatgctgccaagccaggaactggcccctgttcatcgcctcggtctggcgagaagacatcgcggccagggccgcccttcttctcctgaagaaggcatggtctacccagacgggcaaccaaaacgcgaggtttgtagttgttgtttacatagcctcctgcgccagggagaggcacagaagcatttctcgtgatcgtgaggtgatcgtggggacgacacaactcgtccccagcccatagtacagatccatgtgggtgctttattctgattgatctgtagcttgtgtgcatttgtatgtaatgtgggtctgagtgcgtgtgtgtgtgagaggagggtgtgtaagggctttgaacaggtgcagtttggcgtgggaggcagctcatctaattgtcagcacgccatttaaagtaggtcaagctgacgctgacccacttttcgtggcgtttgctgctcccggaaccgaggccgcggacgagtccgagccccgtccccctcgaggtccgggagggactcctgagagagggagacgtggaattctcgggaatcggcggaccaattcccgatgtttcctagtcccccgaggttccccccaacggggagaacagctagcgaggtagcccccgcttcgacctcagggaggtcgatttggaggctatcctcgctatcggagtcccccagaatggtgttgtcatggtgaccacgagggggtgcggtggtcgccgggggcagtgggtctttcttgtctttcttcttgtgc contains:
- the LOC125024825 gene encoding histone H4, translating into MTGRGKGGKGLGKGGAKRHRKVLRDNIQGITKPAIRRLARRGGVKRISGLIYEETRGVLKVFLENVIRDAVTYTEHAKRKTVTAMDVVYALKRQGRTLYGFGG